In the Elizabethkingia bruuniana genome, TGCAAAACCATCACGCAGTAGGCGTCCAAAATTAACGCCTGTAATAGATACTACAGCTTTAATGCGTCTCTCAGTCATGGCAATGTTCAATGCATAAGCTCCACCTCCACAAACACCTAAAATCCCTATTCTCTCTTCATCGACATAAGGAAGGTTGATCAAATAATCGACAGCATAACGGACATCATCTGTACGCTGATATGGATTTTCAATATACCTTGGCACACCACCGCTTTCCCCCTGAAAAGAAGCATCGAATGCCAGTACTACAAATCCTGCTTCTCCTAAAGCTTTTCCGTATACATTTCCCGCTGTCTGCTCTTTGCAGCTGCCAATTGGGTGCATTGTAACAATTGTTGGGTATTTTTTGTTCTGGTCAAAATTTTCAGGAAAATAAAGAGTTCCTGCATTTTCCCATGCTATATTACTGAATGTTATTGCTTGTGTATTCATTACATCTATTCTTAAGAATATTATTTTATATAAAGCCATGCCGAGGCCTGAAACTCTGACATGGCTTTACTGGATTAAAGTTTTTCTGCAAAGAATGGTGCCAATTGCCCAACCGCTTCATTTACATAGTTTTCTCTGTCATATAATGACATATGATTGGCTCCCTCTACAATATATTTTCTTTTATCAGTGGATGCTGCAATATTCAGCAAGTCATCACTCATCCATGCACTTCCGGCTACACTACCTACTACAGCTAATAATGGCTGGGTAAAGAAAGCTTCAGCTTTGTTATATGCATCGTAAGAAATAATTTGAGTTAAGCTCCTTGCCGTGGCAAAACCTGGCGCTGTTGGATACTGGCAACGATCGGTATGGTAATACTCCCATGCTTCTCTTAATTCTTCATTTGGTGCATCTTCTTCACGCATTGGTGCTAAAGGAAGCGTCTGAATTCCTTCTTTTGCATCTGCAGTTCTTGCATTGGATCCTGCGATTAAATAAGGAAGTGCATCGGCATCTTTTACATTATTTT is a window encoding:
- a CDS encoding alpha/beta hydrolase encodes the protein MSQEKINIENKNGQGITLSAIINFPEGFDKNKKYPAVVVSHPGGGVKEQTAGLYARKLAENGFVTIAYDASYQGESTGEPRQLENPYIRTEDVSAVIDYLTTLPYIDTEKIGAMGICAGAGYTANAAINDHRIKAVGMVSAVNIGSMFRNGWENNVKDADALPYLIAGSNARTADAKEGIQTLPLAPMREEDAPNEELREAWEYYHTDRCQYPTAPGFATARSLTQIISYDAYNKAEAFFTQPLLAVVGSVAGSAWMSDDLLNIAASTDKRKYIVEGANHMSLYDRENYVNEAVGQLAPFFAEKL